A window of the Saccharomyces eubayanus strain FM1318 chromosome II, whole genome shotgun sequence genome harbors these coding sequences:
- the SLY1 gene encoding syntaxin-binding protein, whose translation MAVEEISSGKDVSLRDMQISAILKMLFLNKDSNNNDNITTITDDIFNQQEIIWKVLVLDVKSTATISSVLRVNDLLKAGITVHSLIKQDRSPLPDVPAIYFVSPTKENIDVIVNDLKNDKYSEFYINFTSSLPRNLLEDLAQQVSITGKSEKIKQVYDQYLDFIVTEPELFSLEVPNAYLTLNDPRTTEEEITGLCANIADGLFNTVITTNSIPIIRAPKGGPAEIIAEKLGTKLRDYVINTNASSTSTLHGNDSLERGVLIILDRSIDFASMFSHSWIYQCMVFDIFKLSRNTITIPLESKPDGDDTTTSNPIASKKYDIEPNDFFWMENSHLPFPEAAENVETALNRYKEEAAEITRKTGVTNITDLDPNSNSDTVQIQEVVKKLPELTAKKNTIDTHMNIFAALLSQLESKSLDTFFEVEQDPGSTKTRSRFLDILKDGKTNNLEDKLRSFIVLYLTSSTGLPKDFVQNVENYFNENNYDINALKYVYKLREFMQLSNMSLQNKSLEDGSDSNFKPSNLTLSGIYGLTEGKLQGGVGSLISGIRKLLPEKKTIPITNVVDAIMDPLNSSQKNLETTDSYLYIDPKITRGSHTRKPKRQSYNKSLVFVVGGGNYLEYQNLQEWAHSQLHNPKKVMYGSTAITTPAEFLNEIAQLGASNNNTDA comes from the coding sequence ATGGCCGTGGAAGAAATATCCTCCGGGAAGGATGTCAGTCTAAGAGACATGCAGATCTCAGCCATTCTGAAAATGCTCTTTCTAAACAAGGACTCGaacaacaacgacaacATCACCACCATCACAGACGACATTTTCAACCAGCAGGAGATCATCTGGAAGGTGCTGGTCCTTGATGTCAAGAGCACCGCCACAATCTCCTCCGTTCTCAGAGTCAACGATCTATTGAAAGCTGGTATCACCGTTCATTCCTTAATTAAACAAGACAGATCGCCCTTGCCCGACGTGCCTGccatttattttgtttctccCACAAAGGAGAACATCGACGTTATCGTCAAcgacttgaaaaatgacaagTACTCCGAATTCTATATCAATTTCACTTCATCTTTGCCCAGAAACCTTTTGGAAGACTTGGCTCAACAAGTGTCAATCACGGGGAAatcagaaaaaattaaacagGTCTACGACCAATACTTGGACTTCATTGTCACTGAACCAGAACTGTTTTCCCTAGAGGTCCCAAACGCATATTTGACTTTAAACGACCCAAGAACCacagaagaggaaatcaCTGGTTTGTGTGCTAACATCGCTGACGGCCTCTTCAACACCGTAATCACCACTAATTCCATCCCCATTATAAGAGCTCCCAAGGGCGGACCAGCCGAGATTATTGCGGAAAAGTTAGGTACCAAGCTACGTGACTACGTCATCAATACTAATGCCTCATCCACTTCAACTTTGCACGGGAACGATTCTTTGGAAAGGGGGGTCCTGATCATATTAGATAGAAGTATTGATTTTGCCTCTATGTTCTCGCATTCGTGGATTTATCAATGTATGGTCTTCGATATTTTCAAGCTATCAAGAAACACCATCACCATTCCCTTAGAAAGTAAACCAGATGGAGACGACACTACGACTTCGAATCCAATAGCCTCCAAGAAATACGATATAGAGCCAaatgatttcttttggatGGAGAACTCTCACTTGCCATTCCCAGAAGCTGCCGAAAATGTTGAAACAGCATTGAATAGatacaaagaagaagcggCAGAAATTACCAGGAAAACCGGTGTCACGAATATAACAGACTTGGATCCAAACTCAAATAGTGATACTGTTCAAATCCAAGAGGTCGTGAAGAAACTTCCAGAATTGACAGCTAAGAAGAACACTATTGATACTCATATGAACATATTTGCTGCACTGTTGTCACAATTGGAAAGTAAAAGCCTCGatacattttttgaagtagAACAAGATCCTGGCAGCACCAaaacaagatcaagattTTTGGACATTTTAAAGGACGGTAAAACAAATAATTTGGAAGACAAATTAAGATCGTTCATTGTTCTCTATCTAACATCATCTACCGGACTACCAAAGGATTTCGTCCAAAATGTGGAAAACTATTTCAACGAAAATAATTATGACATCAATGCCTTAAAATATGTTTATAAACTAAGGGAATTCATGCAATTATCAAACATGTCTTTGCAAAATAAATCTCTAGAAGATGGGTCCGATTCTAATTTTAAACCAAGCAATTTGACATTATCCGGTATATACGGATTGACCGAAGGTAAGTTACAAGGTGGTGTGGGAAGTTTGATCTCGGGTATCAGGAAATTGCtacctgaaaaaaaaactatacCAATAACAAATGTTGTTGATGCGATAATGGACCCTTTGAATAGTTCTCAAAAGAACTTGGAGACCACCGATAGTTATCTTTACATTGACCCAAAAATTACCAGGGGTTCACATACTAGGAAACCAAAAAGACAATCTTATAATAAATCATTGGTTTTTGTAGTTGGTGGTGGTAACTATTTAGAATATCAAAACCTTCAAGAATGGGCTCACTCTCAATTGCATAATCCGAAAAAAGTGATGTACGGTAGCACAGCCATTACTACACCAGCcgaatttttgaatgaaattGCTCAGCTTGGTGCAAGTAATAACAATACTGATGCATAA
- the MSS116 gene encoding ATP-dependent RNA helicase has product MLTSVLIKGRSPLLVGRSFSVLLKNCSRVNGGISKRLYHDGDRDQKNFGRYQKNDGNRRPRNPRFNSRPRTTSRDDGDEVHFDKATFSKLIHVPKEENSKEVTLDSLLEEGVLDKELHKAIARMEFPGLTPVQQKTIKPILSSEDHDVIARAKTGTGKTFAFLIPIFQHLINTKLDSQYMVKAVIVAPTRDLALQIEAEVKKIHDMNYGLKKYGCVSLVGGTDFRGAMDKMNKLRPNIIIATPGRLIDVLERYSNKFFRFVDYKVLDEADRLLEIGFRDDLETISGMLNEKNSKSPDNIKTLLFSATLDDKVQKLANNIMNKKECLFLDTVDKNEPEAHERIDQSVVISKKFADNIFAAVEHIKKQITERDSNYKAIIFAPTVKFTSFLCDILQNEFKKKLPILEFHGKITQNKRTSIVKRFKKDESGILVCTDVGARGMDFPNVHEVLQIGVPSELANYIHRIGRTARSGKEGSSVLFICKDELPFVKELEHVKNITIAKQETYEPTEEIKTEVLEAMSQETEELSDVIVSLISSYRSCIKEYRFSERHILPEIASTYGILSNDPELKIPVSRRFLEKLGLSRSPIGRAMFEIRDYNSNRDRSENSYDDEDSDTSFRSNNNYSRNRNRDHEDGQFGRDNNNRRSFSRNNDKNSYPKRNNNRY; this is encoded by the coding sequence ATGTTGACTTCTGTACTGATAAAAGGTCGTTCACCCCTCCTCGTGGGAAGAAGCTTCTCGGTACTGCTCAAGAACTGTAGCCGAGTCAATGGTGGAATTTCTAAAAGATTGTATCACGATGGCGACAGGGACCAAAAGAATTTTGGTAGGTACCAGAAAAACGACGGTAATAGAAGGCCCAGGAATCCTCGTTTCAATTCTCGTCCAAGAACAACATCTAGAGATGATGGTGACGAAGTGCATTTCGATAAAGCAACCTTTTCTAAGCTAATTCACGTacccaaagaagaaaactcCAAAGAAGTAACGCTTGATTCTTTATTGGAGGAAGGCGTTCTTGATAAAGAATTACACAAGGCTATTGCCAGGATGGAGTTTCCTGGTCTAACTCCTGTCCAGCAAAAGACTATAAAGCCCATTTTATCCAGTGAAGATCACGATGTTATCGCAAGAGCCAAGACTGGTACAGGTAAGACTTTTGCGTTTTTGATTCCCATTTTCCAGCATTTGATAAACACGAAACTGGATTCTCAATACATGGTTAAGGCTGTCATTGTTGCACCAACAAGAGATTTAGCTTTACAAATCGAAGCGgaggtgaaaaaaattcatgaTATGAACTATGGCTTAAAGAAATACGGTTGCGTCTCTCTAGTTGGTGGTACTGATTTCAGGGGAGCCATGGATAAAATGAATAAGCTAAGACCAAACATTATAATTGCCACTCCAGGTAGATTGATTGATGTCTTAGAAAGATACTCAAACAAGTTTTTCAGATTCGTCGATTACAAGGTGCTTGATGAAGCTGATAGATTATTAGAGATTGGGTTCAGAGATGACTTAGAAACTATTTCTGGTATGctgaacgaaaaaaattcgaAATCCCCCGATAATATCAAAACACTACTATTCTCAGCTACTCTTGATGACAAAGTACAAAAACTAGCAAACAATATCATGAATAAGAAGGAATGCCTTTTCTTGGATACCGTCGACAAAAATGAGCCAGAAGCTCATGAAAGGATTGACCAATCCGTTGTGatttctaaaaaatttgCGGACAACATATTTGCTGCTGTGGAACATATTAAAAAGCAAATTACAGAAAGAGATTCCAATTACAAAGCCATTATCTTCGCTCCAACCGTTAAATTTACATCCTTTTTATGTGATATTCTACaaaatgaattcaaaaagaagcTACCTATTCTAGAATTTCATGGTAAGATCACACagaataaaagaacaagtATAGTCAAAAGATTTAAGAAAGATGAATCTGGTATTTTGGTCTGTACGGACGTGGGTGCTCGTGGTATGGATTTCCCAAATGTTCATGAAGTTTTGCAAATTGGTGTACCATCTGAATTAGCCAATTACATTCATAGAATTGGTAGAACTGCCAGAAGTGGAAAAGAAGGTTCTTCCGTCTTATTCATTTGCAAGGATGAATTACCATTTGTTAAAGAATTGGAACATGTTAAAAATATAACCATTGCTAAACAAGAAACGTATGAACCAACTGAAGAGATAAAAACTGAAGTGTTGGAAGCCATGAGCCAAGAAACGGAAGAGCTGTCCGATGTCATAGTAAGTTTGATCTCATCCTACAGATCTTGCATCAAGGAATACAGATTTTCTGAAAGACACATATTGCCTGAAATTGCATCTACCTATGGTATACTTTCAAACGATCCTGAATTAAAGATCCCTGTATCCAGAAGATTTTTAGAAAAGTTAGGGTTGAGCCGTAGTCCAATTGGTAGAGCAATGTTTGAAATAAGAGACTATAATAGTAACAGAGACAGAAGTGAAAACTCAtacgatgatgaagattcAGACACTTCCTTCAGAAGCAACAACAATTATAGTAGAAACAGAAATAGAGATCACGAAGATGGACAATTCGGACGcgacaacaacaatagaCGTTCATTCTCCCGCaacaatgataaaaacagttatccaaaaagaaataataacagATATTAG
- the REF2 gene encoding RNA-processing protein REF2, translated as MSAPVPQLVNISHALQASTIQQIRLDMVDFNKDCKLSSVQLARIDKYTDSLQAALNQFTRDNLHIERKDEDVTAADVQLYSGLKSMYLDYLNQLIKLKQDKQHHSAPPIANDVSLDFFVNQLPKFPIEERKNYIDNLILNKNCHNQLSKMDGLVDAVINLCVLDNSVSENVRSYMKLLDTLGFQKGPNSTNAKAKLKKKLTSSKAKVKDSEKEKEKEMDKDKDKDKDKLKAKVRTKLKPSPLFNNDGNTSYSSSLPSASGSSAKKLKSGLFNKSEAKSSTDAVTASSSKKKLSFSKYLNKDDTDTTKSGTKRSLELDFKVNPEVPTTSTNIASSPSSSSSLTTTGGYPVSSEEPLKKKIKQSVQDPNIRSILRNGKSKKTRVSSIKFLDDPRLIKVYGDDLPNHGLQVSPVQLKKILKPFKEGEPKEVILFEDMSIKLQPLELKFLKSTDNEDYMDISETKGGPIHCETRTPLIYRNNFNQFSSDLNKRPPREPIDFDLNGNTNSNPIIAKAFGKNSLLLRKDRGGLPYKHVPIVKRNKYPPRPVR; from the coding sequence ATGTCAGCACCTGTTCCTCAATTAGTAAATATTTCTCATGCCTTGCAAGCTTCCACTATCCAGCAAATTCGTTTGGATATGGTAGATTTTAATAAAGATTGCAAACTATCTTCAGTTCAATTGGCAAGAATTGACAAATATACCGACTCCTTGCAAGCAGCTTTAAATCAATTCACCAGAGACAACTTGCACATCGAACGGAAAGATGAGGATGTGACTGCTGCAGATGTTCAATTATATTCCGGCTTAAAATCAATGTATTTAGACTATTTGAACCAATTAataaaactaaaacaaGACAAACAACACCACTCCGCACCCCCCATTGCCAATGATGTCTCGCTAGACTTCTTCGTTAACCAACTACCCAAATTTCCTATcgaggaaagaaaaaactacatCGATAACTTAATCCTGAATAAAAATTGTCATAATCAATTATCTAAAATGGATGGGTTGGTGGATGCTGTTATTAACCTATGTGTCTTGGATAATTCCGTTAGTGAAAACGTACGATCTTATATGAAACTATTGGATACACTGGGTTTCCAAAAGGGTCCAAACAGCACTAATGCAAAGGCAAAgctaaaaaagaaactaacCAGTTCCAAAGCAAAAGTAAAAGATtcagaaaaggaaaaggaaaaggaaatggaCAAGGACAAGGATAAGGACAAGGATAAGTTGAAAGCTAAAGTAAGAACAAAACTAAAACCTTCTCCCCTATTTAATAATGACGGTAATACTTCATATTCATCATCGCTACCTTCTGCATCTGGGTCTTCGGCAAAGAAACTGAAGTCAGGCTTATTCAATAAAAGTGAAGCCAAATCTTCGACGGACGCTGTAAccgcttcttcttctaagaaaaaactatcattttctaaatATCTGAATAAAGATGACACAGATACCACTAAATCTGGGACCAAACGGTCACTAGAGTTAGATTTCAAAGTTAATCCCGAAGTGCCAACAACATCTACCAATATTGCATCATCGccgtcatcttcatcgtcattaACCACAACGGGAGGATATCCTGTTTCTTCTGAAGAAcccttgaagaagaaaataaaacagtCAGTACAAGACCCCAATATAAGGTCAATTCTGAGAAATGgtaaatcaaagaaaacacgTGTAAGTAGtattaaatttttggaTGACCCTCGACTAATAAAAGTTTATGGTGATGATCTACCGAATCACGGGCTACAAGTTTCGCCAGTacaactgaaaaaaatcctaAAGCCATTCAAAGAAGGCGAACCAAAGGAAGTTATACTGTTTGAAGATATGTCAATCAAGCTACAGCCTTTAGAgttgaagtttttgaaaagcacAGATAATGAAGACTACATGGATATATCCGAAACTAAAGGTGGACCAATTCACTGTGAAACCAGAACTCCATTGATCTATAGAAACAACTTCAACCAATTCAGTTCAGATTTAAATAAGAGACCGCCAAGAGAGCCAATagattttgatttgaatggAAACACAAATTCAAACCCGATCATTGCAAAGGCATTTGGTAAAAATAGTCTATTATTAAGGAAGGACAGAGGCGGTTTACCATACAAGCATGTCCCCATtgtaaaaagaaataagTACCCTCCAAGACCTGTACGCTAA
- the HST4 gene encoding NAD-dependent histone deacetylase HST4, which produces MQSRTMKHETALPITPPSTVEKKPQVGDRCDERLKPRKLLSQLKKSVSSRKPRLKYRPVLNSVFDLDAFMDSKLSCTSPNHHMDRDASFIKYALSYSKRMVVVSGAGVSVAAGIPDFRSSEGVFSTENGGSGKDLFDYNRVYGDESMSVKFNRLMVSLFKLSNDCLPTRFHEMLNGFAKDGRLLRLYTQNIDGLDTQLPHLATNVPLAKPIPSTVQLHGSIKHMECNKCLNVKPFDPEIFKCDDGYDSRTEIIPSCPQCEEFETVRRIAGLRSTGVGKLRPRVILYNEIHPEGDFIGEIANNDLKKRPDCLIVVGTSLKIPGVKNICRQFAAKVHANKGIVLYLNTSMPPKNILDSLKFVDLIVLGDCQHITSLL; this is translated from the coding sequence ATGCAGAGCCGTACCATGAAACACGAAACTGCCTTACCCATTACTCCACCTAGCACGGTGGAAAAAAAGCCTCAAGTGGGGGATCGTTGTGATGAGCGTTTAAAGCCAAGAAAGTTGCTATcgcaattgaagaagagtGTCAGTAGCAGGAAACCAAGATTGAAGTATAGGCCTGTATTGAACTCTGTGTTTGATCTGGACGCCTTCATGGATTCCAAGCTCTCCTGTACGTCGCCAAACCATCATATGGACCGCGATGCTAGTTTCATTAAATATGCATTGAGTTATAGTAAAAGAATGGTGGTGGTTAGCGGTGCAGGCGTGTCAGTTGCTGCAGGGATACCAGATTTCAGATCGAGTGAAGGTGTTTTCTCTACAGAGAACGGTGGTTCTGGTAAGGATTTATTTGATTACAACCGTGTGTATGGAGACGAATCAATGAGTGTTAAATTCAATCGGTTAATGGTTTCGCTGTTCAAGTTGTCGAATGATTGTCTGCCCACACGATTTCATGAAATGCTCAACGGTTTTGCGAAAGATGGAAGACTTTTAAGGTTGTACACTCAGAACATTGATGGTTTGGACACTCAATTACCTCATTTGGCAACAAATGTTCCTTTGGCAAAGCCAATACCGAGTACAGTACAGTTGCACGGAAGCATAAAACATATGGAATGTAACAAATGTCTAAATGTCAAACCTTTTGACCCTGAAATATTCAAATGCGACGACGGATATGATTCACGAACTGAAATTATACCGTCATGTCCACAGtgtgaagaatttgaaacgGTGAGGAGAATTGCGGGTTTAAGATCCACTGGCGTGGGTAAATTACGTCCAAGGGTAATCTTATACAATGAGATTCATCCTGAGGGCGATTTCATTGGTGAAATTGCTAATAAcgatttgaagaaaagaccaGATTGTTtaattgttgttggtacAAGTTTGAAGATTCCCGGtgtgaaaaatatttgcaGACAGTTTGCAGCCAAAGTTCATGCAAACAAGGGTATTGTGCTATATTTGAACACCAGTATGCCCCCTAAGAACATATTGGATTCATTGAAATTTGTAGACTTGATTGTGCTGGGAGACTGTCAACATATTACTTCATTGCTATAG
- the CAB5 gene encoding putative dephospho-CoA kinase, translating to MLVVGLTGGIACGKSTVSRRLRDKYKLPIVDADKIARQVVEPGQNAYDQIVSFFKEKIPDLLLEDGHLNRAALGKWVFSHEEDLKALNGVTHPAIRHAMFREIGYYYLKGYRMCVLDVPLLFEGNLDSMCGVTVSVVCKQELQLERLLIRNPELSEEDAKNRLRNQMSTEEKMARSDYILQNDTTLVDLYEQIESVIKRIQPSKLRTILEYFPPFGIASASSIIMSRLLMKKLQSKKT from the coding sequence ATGCTAGTAGTGGGGTTAACAGGTGGAATTGCTTGTGGTAAAAGCACAGTGTCAAGGAGACTAAGAGATAAATACAAATTACCGATTGTAGATGCGGACAAGATTGCTAGGCAAGTAGTCGAGCCAGGCCAAAACGCATATGATCAGATTGTATCAttctttaaagaaaaaataccTGATTTATTATTAGAGGATGGGCATTTGAATCGCGCAGCCCTGGGGAAGTGGGTCTTCAGCCATGAGGAGGACTTGAAAGCCTTGAACGGTGTAACACATCCAGCTATAAGGCATGCAATGTTTAGGGAGATTGGATACTACTACCTGAAAGGATATAGAATGTGCGTGTTAGACGTACCGCTCCTATTCGAAGGTAACCTGGATTCTATGTGTGGAGTTACTGTAAGCGTAGTTTGTAAACAAGAACTGCAATTAGAAAGATTACTGATTAGGAATCCAGAACTcagtgaagaagatgcgAAAAACAGGCTTCGTAATCAAATGAGTACAGAGGAGAAAATGGCTAGGTCAGATTATATTCTGCAAAATGACACCACATTGGTCGATTTATACGAACAAATAGAAAGCGTCATCAAAAGGATTCAACCAAGTAAATTGAGAACTATTTTGGAGTACTTCCCACCTTTCGGTATTGCAAGTGCTAGTAGTATCATTATGTCCAGATTGCTGATGAAAAAGCTTCAGAGTAAGAAGACCTAA
- the RVB1 gene encoding RuvB family ATP-dependent DNA helicase pontin, with translation MVAISEVKENPGVNGTNSSVVTRTAAHTHIKGLGLDESGVAKRVEGGFVGQIEAREACGVIVDLIKAKKMSGRAILLAGGPSTGKTALALAISQELGPKVPFCPLVGSELYSVEVKKTETLMENFRRAIGLRIKETKEVYEGEVTELTPEDAENPLGGYGKTISHVIVGLKSAKGTKTLRLDPTIYESIQREKVNIGDVIYIEANTGAVKRVGRSDAYATEFDLETEEYVPLPKGEVHKKKEIVQDVTLHDLDIANARPQGGQDVISMMGQLLKPKKTEITEKLRQEVNKVVAKYIDQGVAELIPGVLFIDEVNMLDIEIFTYLNKALESNIAPVVVLASNRGMTTVRGTEDVISPHGVPPDLIDRLLIVRTLPYDKDEIRTIIERRAAVESLQIENGALDLLATMGSETSLRYALQLLAPCGILAQTSNRKEIGINDVDEAKLLFLDAKRSTKILETSANYL, from the coding sequence ATGGTTGCTATTAGTgaagtaaaagaaaatcctgGTGTGAATGGCACCAATTCCAGTGTCGTTACTAGAACTGCAGCTCACACACACATCAAAGGTTTAGGTCTAGATGAGAGTGGTGTGGCCAAGAGAGTCGAAGGTGGGTTTGTTGGACAGATTGAGGCCCGTGAAGCCTGCGGTGTTATTGTGGATTTGATCAAGGCCAAAAAGATGTCCGGTAGGGCTATCCTATTAGCTGGTGGTCCATCTACGGGTAAGACTGCCCTAGCTCTTGCCATTTCTCAAGAGTTGGGTCCAAAAGTCCCCTTCTGTCCTCTCGTAGGTAGTGAATTGTACTCTGTAGAGgttaaaaaaacagaaactCTGATGGAAAACTTCAGAAGGGCCATCGGTTTAAGAATTAAGGAAACTAAGGAGGTTTACGAAGGTGAAGTGACAGAATTGACACCTGAAGATGCTGAAAACCCATTAGGCGGATACGGGAAGACAATCTCCCATGTCATTGTCGGGCTCAAATCTGCCAAAGGTACTAAGACGTTAAGATTAGATCCAACGATATATGAAAGtattcaaagagaaaaagtcAATATTGGCGATGTTATTTATATAGAAGCTAACACCGGTGCCGTCAAAAGAGTTGGTAGATCTGACGCATACGCTACTGaatttgatttggaaaccGAGGAATACGTTCCACTGCCAAAGGGTGAAGTGcataagaaaaaggaaattgtACAGGATGTTACATTACATGATCTGGATATTGCTAACGCAAGACCACAAGGTGGGCAAGACGTTATATCGATGATGGGCCAATTACTCAAGCCTAAGAAGACCGAAATTACCGAAAAATTAAGACAAGAAGTTAACAAAGTGGTCGCTAAATACATCGATCAAGGGGTTGCTGAACTAATTCCAGGTGTCCTATTCATCGATGAGGTTAATATGCTAGACATTGAAATCTTCACATACTTAAACAAAGCGCTCGAATCCAATATCGCCCCAGTCGTTGTATTGGCTTCTAATAGAGGTATGACCACAGTCCGTGGTACTGAAGACGTGATATCACCACACGGTGTTCCACCTGATTTGATTGACAGGTTATTGATTGTTCGCACTTTACCTTACGACAAAGATGAAATTCGTACGATCATAGAGAGAAGAGCCGCTGTGGAAAGTTTGCAAATAGAAAATGGCGCTTTGGACCTTCTAGCCACAATGGGCTCAGAAACTTCCTTACGTTACGCTTTACAATTATTGGCACCATGTGGTATCTTGGCACAAACAAGCAACCgtaaagaaattggtaTTAATGATGTCGATGAGGCTaaattgttatttttagaTGCCAAGAGGTCGACTAAGATTTTAGAGACATCAGCAAACTATTTGTAA
- the CBS2 gene encoding Cbs2p has product MSSPIPRVYSLGNSPMSYLLALRIAQLPSQPKVPLVVLLLNDQKKLNRFLDNDSKIIVKSNNNNKEIHHRQFMASCVPPILNNGEIAPIENLIISDKSSKFITAQLSKYSKSLTPETNILLLNPSLNLLEYMHRYRWRSAQTRPNLFMGFTSPVEVGTIHQEFQLSIDTKKRIQFHLAKIDDFPSLGGAGRNTDLPLIGDRPTNEKETPFNKLFKEMAKLRPRIGSRLINFDLHVHSFHDLFFVALENLMLESSIEPLLAVYDCTYKKELLKIAGAQDTIHKLINEQLFVIDQSYPSLKNYPNYSIIFEKERIFNLIMRDLKVNGNKRAKLARSLEQLNHTNIDELNGYFVALAKYKKCDCRWNEMILTLVKGKQSITKQKALDYHYL; this is encoded by the coding sequence ATGTCAAGTCCAATACCTAGGGTCTACTCCCTAGGGAATTCTCCCATGTCATATTTACTAGCATTAAGAATTGCACAACTCCCGAGTCAACCTAAAGTTCCCTTAGTTGTCCTTCTCTTGAACGatcagaagaaattgaataGGTTTCTTGACAATGACTCCAAAATTATTGTCAAATcgaataataataataaagaaattcatCACAGACAGTTTATGGCATCATGTGTTCCGCCTATTCTAAACAATGGTGAAATTGCCCCGATTGAAAATCTAATAATTTCTGAtaaatcttcaaagttCATAACCGCCCAACTTTCGAAATATAGTAAATCTTTGACACCTGAGACCAACATTTTACTTTTGAATCCAAGTTTAAATTTACTAGAATATATGCATAGATACCGATGGCGGTCTGCGCAAACGAGACCAAACTTGTTCATGGGGTTTACATCACCAGTTGAGGTTGGTACTATCCATCAAGAATTTCAGTTATCAATTgacacaaaaaaaagaatacagTTTCATTTGGCTAAGATTGATGATTTTCCTTCATTGGGCGGCGCTGGTCGCAATACAGATCTTCCTCTGATCGGCGACAGACCTacaaatgaaaaggaaacccCATTTAATAAGCTGTTTAAAGAAATGGCCAAACTGCGGCCCAGGATTGGTTCGAGATTGATCAATTTTGATTTGCATGTTCATAGTTTTCACGATTTGTTCTTCGTCGCATTAGAAAACTTGATGTTGGAAAGTTCCATTGAGCCACTACTAGCAGTGTATGATTGTACATACAAAAAGGAGCTGCTAAAAATAGCCGGGGCACAAGATACAATTCACAAGTTAATAAATGAACAATTATTTGTCATTGATCAATCCTACCCATCATTAAAGAATTATCCAAACTACTCTATTATtttcgaaaaagaaagaatattcAACTTAATCATGAGAGACTTGAAAGTGAACGGAAACAAGCGCGCCAAATTGGCTCGATCTTTGGAGCAATTGAATCATACAAATATTGACGAACTTAACGGATATTTTGTTGCACTTGCCAAGTACAAAAAATGTGATTGCAGGTGGAACGAAATGATTTTGACTTTAGTCAAAGGGAAGCAGTCAATTACCAAGCAAAAAGCATTAGattatcattatttgtaa